CGGTTGGCTCAAAGGCGCATGACCTCCCAGTGCCAGAAGCTACCACCAGGAAGCCGCGCGCAGTGGGACCATCTAGCGAAGCCTCTACCTGCCACGGGCAGCAGTCCTCTTCCAATGGCCCCCCTTAAGAGCAGCTCGCCCCAGCGTCGTTCAAGGTAGCGCCGGGGCGAGTCCAAAGGCTGCGATGGGGTCGTTCAGACCTCTTCGAACTTGCCCCCGACAATGCCGTTCGCTTCGAGAGCAGCCTTGATCTCTTCGTCGACGATGATGGGGATGTGATAGCCCCAGAGCCGGAAGACGCGGGCGTCGCGGACCTTCGCCTTATCGATCCGCAGCCCCGAAACGGAACGGTATTCGCCAAGTCGTTCCGGCTCTCCGTCCTCTTCCGTGAAGAGCTGAACCTCTTCACATGCCGCGTCGTCGATACAGCGAACGGTGCGAGCTACGTTCAGCAGGTATTACGGCTCGCGTTGCCCCTCAACCACGACGGGGAATAGCTGAACGTCATCGGGCGCCATCTCACGGAACACGTAGGCCACACGCGCGCCAACAATCGGCGTTCCTCCAACGGTCGTCTTGTCGAAGTCGAGCGGCCTTCCCGGTCGGGACAATGGGACTCGCAGCAACTCAGGGGGGGCCACTGGCCTTCCTTCGACGAACGCCCAGATATTTGGAACCGTCTGCCCCGCTGGACTGGTGGGTTCGGAGAGATACCAACGCCCCGGCACACACACATCGAAGTCGAGGCCGAAGAATCGTCGTTCCATGAGTCATACTCCCAGGTCTTTCATAGCCGGGGGCGAATTCAGGGACTGCGTTGAGGTGATTCAGACCTCGTCGAACTTGCCGCCAAAGATACCGTTCGCTTCGAGGGCATCTTTGATCTCCTCGTCGACGATGATGGGCAGGCTCCACCCCCAGGTGCGAAACACTCGCGCATCCCCAACTTTTGACTTATCAATCCTCAAACCGATCACAGACCGGTATTCGCCAACGCGGTCCTCAAACTCCTCCGCAGTACGGACCTGAACCTCTTCGGACGCCGCCTCGTCAATGCAGCAAATCTGACGTGCGACATTAAGCAGAAAATAGGGCCTCGAATCGCCCTCCACATCCACGGGGAAGAGCTGAATATCTCCAGGCGCCAAGCGCCTAAACACAGATGCCGCACGTTCACTTAGAATGGGGGTCGCACCCGCCCCTGCGAACTCGATATCAAGCGACTCTCCAGGCCGAGAGATCGGAACCCGAAGTCTCCTGCCTACCTCGACAGGCTTCCCCTGCCTGAACCGCCAGAAATCCTCTATCTCACGACCGTCCGGCTCGGTTGGGTCCGCCAGATACCAACGTCCCTTTACATAGACATCCATCTTGAGATTAAAAAAGCGCCGTTTCATTCTCTATTCTCCTGAACCTTTCCTCAAGAGACCGCGCAACTTCGACCCGTCTCTTACAAGCTCTCGTGCGATAGCCGCAAGCTCTCTTTCCAAGGCCCTCCGGCACATCGCCACTCCTCGGCACCCCTGCACGACCTCCAGGAGACGTCCATGCACGATCTCATGGTACTCACGAGGGTGGGAGCCTTGATGTCCCTTGATACGAATTAGGTTCGCTGGATCGTTCAGACTCATGCCCGCCTTGTCGAAAATCTCCCTGAAGCGTGGCGTCCACGGACCACCTGTCCTGTCAGATTTGTCATTTTTGTTAGTGCAGATATGGTGAATCTCGCCCTCGGGATCACCCTGAATCCCCCTAACAGCGCCCACCGCAACCCCAGTGCCCTCACCTGCGCCCATCGCGACTGCGGCGACTGCTGTCGGTGCGAGCGTCACGTTCAGCACCCCAGCCGATGAAAGAGAGATTGCCTGAACCTCTCCGGCCAGTGCGCCCGATAGCTGGAATCCGCCCTCCAGTTGGGCTCGGGAAGCCGCCTGAGCGAAGCCCGGCATCTTCGGTCCCTGTGACGCCATCGCACTCTTCCCCCCCAGCGCGGACAGCGCGACGATCACCAGGACGCGGGCCCCGTTGTCCCCCAGCACCTTCCCAAAGCGATGCCCGGCCCTCTCCAAGTCCGCAAAACCCGCTGCGTCCCGGGACTCGTCGAGCAAGCGCAGAAACCCCTGCCCGAGATTCCACACCGGCCCCGTCCCAAGGTAGGCAATCAGCGATGCCGTCAGGGCAATCGCGATGACCTTCGTAATCGGCTCAGGCGCGACCAACATCACGAGCGCCACCCCAATCATGCTTGTCACCATCGCTCGCAGGGCGGCGGGGTTCACCATGTCGCGAATCGCGTCCTCGACGCCGGACCACACCGTATCGAGCGCGAAGTAGAGCGCGAGCATCCGCCGCTCTGAGGGCCCCAGCGAAAACCCACCGGAAAGCATGCTCAGACAGCTATGGGGCTCGTCCTGCCGCTGGCAAATGCGCTCGTATGCCGAAGGGACCGACCTGCCTTGCGCGCCGTCAACGAGCCCCTCAGATGATGCGAGCAACGAGCGGCGACCGTCCTCTTCAACCTCCCTGAAGGCGACGTCGAGCCTCAAGTCGAGCACGAGCTGCGCGACAGCACGCTTGAACTCGTCTTTGCCTATCTCGACAGGGTCGGACTCAACTGGAGTGAAGGCGATTGGCTCTCCGAGCCCAGTGTTCAGATGCACGACACGAGTCGACGCGCACCCGCTCGCAAGCAGCAATAGTGCAGCAATTCCTAAAGCTCTCATGTAGCCCCCGGGTCAGCCGCCAGCACATCGGCAAGCGAGAGGCCACATACCAGCCAAGTCTGACAATCTCTATGGTCCTACGAGACCATGGAAACCTTGAAGGTCTACTGCATCACCGGCATCTACGCCGTCCAGGACTGGGCAGCATGATAGCCCGGCGAGCAGCGCGCCGATGAGCACCGCCGAAGAGCGCAACCGGCGACTGCCAGGCCGTCCCCTCCCTACGGGCCCCGGGCACTTCGGCGGACCCACTTTACCATTCACTGTCGCTTCTGTATGAAGGCGGCCAAGCGGCTGCGGTGAGTACGTAGTTCACGGCGTCGCAAGGTCCCAGACCGACCGCGCCGATTCCACAGCCGCCCGCTATCAGTTCGCGAGCCTCGCAACGGCGAACCCGGCCCCAAGCCCGGCAAGCAGGGCCACGACGGCGACCGAAAAGGACACGTCCCCCACCTGCTGGCGTAACGATTCGTTCTCGGCGCGCAGCCGCTCAATCTCCGACGCGGTTCGAATGCAGCGGCGCTCCGACAGCCAGCAGCCGCCCTCAACCTCTACGGCTACCGCGCCTCCATCGGGGAAGAGCTGAGCGCGCTCGACGCTGACAACCTCCGAGCCCGACGCGGGAAGCGCGAGCAGCACAACCAGCACGAGCGCGCCGAGCATCACTTGTCTCCCCGGGAGTCGAGCTGCTCCAGCACAGCAATCGCTGCGGCTTTCTCCGCGACCTGCCCAGCGGCAATCGCGCCCGCCAGTTCGGCGCGGGCAATGGCGGCGCTCCCGAATAGAATCCGCTTGATGATGGTGAAGCCACCAGCGGCCGTCAGGGCGACTTGCAGCGCCGTCAGCATCAGCGCCAACGAGAACGGCGCCCCAGCAGCAAGCGCGTTCGCTACCGCTCCAGCGAGGGAGACTCCCAGCACGAGGACCGCGCCGCCCCTGTCGGTATTGAAGAACGGAATGAACCCGCCACCGAACTTCCGCAGCAGGTAGACGAGCACCACCACCACCAGGGCGGCGAGCAGCGCGTAGTTCCGGCTCGTCACGGCATCGAGAAGAAGGCGCGCGAACTCCTCGAACTGCTCGGGGTTCGGCCCGACTACACCAACGTCAACCATGTTGCCTCCGGGTTAGAAGCCCAGCCGCTCCAGTTCGGCCGCGAGCTTCGGGTTTGCTGCACGCCACTTCGGCGACAGGCGCTCGGCATTGAGGCGAGCCCACACGCCGGCGAGGGAACTCTGTTGGACCAGGGTGCGAAGCGGCGTGAGCTGAAGCGCGCTCACGTAGCCCGGCCACTGCACATGGGGGGAGTCGCCGAACCTGCCGCCCCAGACGAGCCCCGCCTTCGCCGATTCCTCCCCCAGCACGAGGTAAGCCGACTCGCACCAATCCGGCTGAACGCCAGGTTGCGGGCTCGCGTCACAGACAAAGTCGAAGGCGAGGCCGTAGTTGTGCGCGGACAAGCCAGCGGGCGCCGCCTTGCCGCCCTTCCCCGCCAAGTACAACCGACGCAGCTCGGCCTGTTCCGTCAGGTCACGGAAGCCATGCGTCGCGACGTAGCGAACGCCCCGGGCCGCACAGCGCGCGATGACCTCCAGGGCCACCACGACGAACGACGGATAGACGAGGTCAAGGTCGACCCGCTCGAAGTTCGCATGGGTCATCACGAGCCCCGCCCGCCCGACTGGGACATGCGGAGAAGCTCCAGCTCCACGGTCTGCCGGACCTGGGCGGGAAGGCCGACGGCGAACTCGTCGCGCCACCGACGCAGCGCGCCCAGCTCCACCGCCACGGCATTGATGCGCTCGTCCTGCCGCGCGACCTTCTCAACGAGTGCGCGAATCTCCCCGACGAGGGACTTCGCGGCCCAGGCGAGGACGCCGACGCCGGCCGTTCCAAGCAGGGAGCCGACTACAAGCTGCACGGATTGAGTCTCTTCTGCGGTCACAGCGCCACCGGGTCAAAGGGTGCTCCCGGCAAATGCGTGCGACTTCTGGGAATGGCCCGTGCGGGCAAGACTTCTGGTGGTTCATTGCTTAACTACATCCTCTGTCCTCCAAAGGTCCGTGACTCCCGTGCGTGCCACATCAAGCAAAGAAACCTTCACTCCAGCCAGAACAGCCATGCCACGCACAATTCACTAGCAGTCTGACAATTAACTGTGCAAAAGAGCCACTCCACTTCCTTGTCAGAATAAACGGACCAAGTCGGCCCGGCCTGGCAATGAAGCATGGAGACAGACAACATGTTGATTGAAATTGCATGCCGCCAGAAGGCGGTGCTGCTCGCTGCATTGGGATTAGGAACGCTGATCGGCTGTGGCAACGGCTCAGAAATTGCTGACCCCGGAATGTTGCCCGCAGAGGAAATGCGAAACAGCGAGGCCGAACTCTATGTAGCCTCCGCACGACTGTGGCGACCAATGACAGTGCCTGTATGCTGGGAGAATCCAGGGCCAAATGATGGCACGCAGCGGCAGTGGGTACGCGACGCTGTGGCTCGTACGTGGGAGACCCGTTCCGGTATCCGCTTCTCCGGCTGGGGAACCTGCACAGCGGGGGCCTCGGGCATCCGCATCAACATCAGCGACGAAGGCCCGCATGTGAAGGCGCTGGGCAACGCGCTCAATGGAAGAGCCCAGGGAATGGTGCTGAACTTCACGTTCAACAACTGGGGCCCGAGCTGCCGCAA
This DNA window, taken from Myxococcus xanthus, encodes the following:
- a CDS encoding M15 family metallopeptidase gives rise to the protein MTHANFERVDLDLVYPSFVVVALEVIARCAARGVRYVATHGFRDLTEQAELRRLYLAGKGGKAAPAGLSAHNYGLAFDFVCDASPQPGVQPDWCESAYLVLGEESAKAGLVWGGRFGDSPHVQWPGYVSALQLTPLRTLVQQSSLAGVWARLNAERLSPKWRAANPKLAAELERLGF
- a CDS encoding imm11 family protein, encoding MKRRFFNLKMDVYVKGRWYLADPTEPDGREIEDFWRFRQGKPVEVGRRLRVPISRPGESLDIEFAGAGATPILSERAASVFRRLAPGDIQLFPVDVEGDSRPYFLLNVARQICCIDEAASEEVQVRTAEEFEDRVGEYRSVIGLRIDKSKVGDARVFRTWGWSLPIIVDEEIKDALEANGIFGGKFDEV
- a CDS encoding imm11 family protein, with protein sequence MLNVARTVRCIDDAACEEVQLFTEEDGEPERLGEYRSVSGLRIDKAKVRDARVFRLWGYHIPIIVDEEIKAALEANGIVGGKFEEV
- a CDS encoding AHH domain-containing protein — translated: MRALGIAALLLLASGCASTRVVHLNTGLGEPIAFTPVESDPVEIGKDEFKRAVAQLVLDLRLDVAFREVEEDGRRSLLASSEGLVDGAQGRSVPSAYERICQRQDEPHSCLSMLSGGFSLGPSERRMLALYFALDTVWSGVEDAIRDMVNPAALRAMVTSMIGVALVMLVAPEPITKVIAIALTASLIAYLGTGPVWNLGQGFLRLLDESRDAAGFADLERAGHRFGKVLGDNGARVLVIVALSALGGKSAMASQGPKMPGFAQAASRAQLEGGFQLSGALAGEVQAISLSSAGVLNVTLAPTAVAAVAMGAGEGTGVAVGAVRGIQGDPEGEIHHICTNKNDKSDRTGGPWTPRFREIFDKAGMSLNDPANLIRIKGHQGSHPREYHEIVHGRLLEVVQGCRGVAMCRRALERELAAIARELVRDGSKLRGLLRKGSGE